From Corynebacterium sp. BD556, the proteins below share one genomic window:
- a CDS encoding RNA polymerase sigma factor → MSSANDDYVTDLALRAGRGDRAALSAFIKETQDDVWRLLAHLAGREHADDLTQETYLRVMGALPRFAARSSAKTWLLSLARRAWIDSVRHDMARPRKSAAEFDDVAALEPSPDNPNTWSEVIDARSLLDALPAERREALVLTQVLGYTYEEAARISGVRVGTIRSRVARARRDLIDGAG, encoded by the coding sequence GTGAGCAGCGCAAACGATGACTACGTCACTGACCTTGCCCTTCGGGCTGGGCGCGGTGACAGGGCTGCTCTTTCCGCTTTCATCAAGGAAACGCAAGACGACGTGTGGCGGCTGCTCGCCCATTTGGCGGGGCGCGAACACGCAGATGACCTCACACAGGAAACGTATCTGCGCGTCATGGGGGCCCTGCCCCGTTTCGCTGCGCGTTCTTCTGCAAAGACGTGGTTGCTTTCGCTGGCGCGCCGCGCGTGGATCGATTCGGTGCGCCACGACATGGCCCGCCCCCGCAAGTCAGCCGCCGAGTTCGACGATGTCGCGGCGCTCGAACCGAGCCCTGACAACCCGAACACCTGGTCTGAGGTGATCGACGCTCGTTCGCTTCTCGACGCGCTCCCGGCGGAGCGTCGTGAAGCTCTCGTCCTTACTCAAGTGCTGGGTTACACCTATGAGGAAGCCGCACGGATTTCGGGCGTGCGGGTCGGCACGATCCGCTCCCGGGTCGCCAGGGCGCGCCGCGACCTCATCGACGGCGCCGGCTGA
- a CDS encoding catalase — protein sequence MADKSKAEDIVTRGERAAGNGRTTQLSGQPVASENISATAGRQGPNVLDDIHLIEKLAHFNRENVPERIPHAKGHGAFGELHITEDVSKYTKAKLFQPGTVTPMAVRFSTVAGEAGSPDTWRDVHGFAVRFYTEDGNYDIVGNNTPTFFLRDGMKFPDFIHSQKRQPHTGLRNDEMQWDFWSRTPESAHQVTYLLGDRGTPKTSRHQDGFGSHTFQWINEEGTPVWIKYHFKTRQGWETFTDEEATEVAGKNADFHRQDLYDAIERGDYPIWDVKVQIMPFDEAENYRFNPFDLTKVWSQKDYPLIDVGYFILNRNPKNFHAQIEQIALDPANIVPGVGLSPDRMLQARVFAYADQHRYRIGANYKDLPVNRPINEVNTYAERGSMAYFFNNEGEPNYSPNRTGKGAGYLDNGEDSSSNFTDYGQAENLYVNPDPHGTDLVRAAYVKHAEDDDFTQAGTLYREVFDDAAKERFINNVTNKMLPIEDKDVEERTFAYWGNVDKDLEQKLRVELERKRNANSEKEDQSTVF from the coding sequence ATGGCAGACAAGTCAAAGGCAGAAGACATCGTCACTCGTGGTGAACGCGCCGCAGGTAACGGCCGCACCACGCAACTGAGCGGCCAGCCGGTCGCATCCGAAAACATTTCGGCCACCGCAGGCCGTCAGGGCCCGAACGTCCTGGACGATATCCACCTGATTGAAAAGCTCGCTCACTTCAACCGTGAGAACGTGCCGGAGCGCATCCCGCACGCCAAAGGCCACGGCGCCTTCGGTGAACTGCACATCACCGAAGATGTCTCAAAGTACACCAAGGCGAAGCTGTTCCAGCCGGGCACCGTTACCCCCATGGCGGTGCGCTTTTCCACCGTTGCCGGTGAGGCTGGCTCCCCGGACACCTGGCGTGACGTCCACGGTTTCGCGGTGCGCTTCTACACCGAGGACGGCAATTACGACATCGTTGGCAACAACACGCCGACCTTCTTCCTGCGCGACGGCATGAAGTTCCCGGACTTCATCCACTCCCAGAAGCGTCAGCCGCACACCGGCCTGCGCAACGACGAAATGCAGTGGGACTTTTGGTCGCGCACCCCGGAGTCTGCCCACCAGGTGACCTACCTGCTCGGTGACCGCGGCACGCCGAAGACCTCCCGCCACCAGGATGGCTTCGGTTCCCACACCTTCCAGTGGATCAACGAGGAAGGCACCCCGGTCTGGATCAAGTACCACTTCAAAACCCGACAGGGTTGGGAGACCTTCACCGACGAGGAAGCAACCGAGGTTGCCGGCAAGAACGCTGACTTCCACCGCCAGGACCTCTACGACGCGATCGAGCGCGGCGACTACCCAATCTGGGACGTCAAGGTTCAGATCATGCCCTTCGATGAGGCCGAGAACTACCGCTTCAACCCCTTCGACCTGACCAAGGTGTGGTCCCAGAAAGACTACCCGCTGATCGACGTGGGGTACTTCATCCTCAACCGCAACCCGAAGAACTTCCACGCTCAGATCGAGCAGATCGCCCTGGACCCGGCCAACATCGTCCCCGGTGTTGGCCTGTCCCCAGACCGTATGCTGCAAGCCCGCGTGTTTGCCTACGCCGATCAGCACCGCTACCGCATCGGCGCGAACTACAAGGACCTGCCGGTCAACCGTCCCATCAACGAGGTCAACACCTACGCTGAGCGCGGTTCCATGGCCTACTTCTTCAACAACGAGGGAGAGCCGAACTACTCCCCGAACCGCACCGGCAAAGGTGCAGGCTACCTGGACAACGGTGAGGATTCCTCCTCCAACTTCACCGATTACGGCCAGGCAGAAAACCTTTACGTGAACCCGGATCCGCACGGCACCGACCTCGTTCGCGCCGCTTACGTGAAGCACGCTGAGGATGACGACTTCACCCAAGCAGGCACCCTGTACCGTGAAGTTTTCGATGATGCCGCAAAGGAGCGCTTCATCAACAACGTCACCAACAAGATGCTGCCCATCGAGGACAAGGACGTTGAGGAACGCACCTTCGCCTACTGGGGCAATGTGGACAAGGACCTGGAGCAGAAGCTGCGCGTTGAACTTGAGCGCAAGCGCAACGCTAACTCCGAGAAGGAAGACCAGTCCACCGTCTTCTAA
- a CDS encoding Na+/H+ antiporter subunit G, which yields MLIGEIIAAALAVIATVFTVAATVLQLRAPDALSRVNLLGPLTVVALPLLIVAKLIHSWSVAGFDLNDFLRAIIAIAGVWIVGSVAGFVMGRSIHGVTYVDKQAQ from the coding sequence ATGCTCATCGGAGAGATCATCGCAGCCGCGCTGGCTGTCATCGCCACCGTTTTCACCGTCGCCGCTACTGTGCTGCAGCTACGCGCCCCGGATGCTTTAAGCCGCGTGAATTTGCTGGGCCCGCTCACGGTTGTTGCGCTTCCCTTGCTCATCGTGGCCAAGTTGATCCACTCGTGGTCTGTTGCAGGTTTCGACCTCAATGACTTTCTGCGGGCGATTATCGCGATTGCCGGGGTGTGGATCGTGGGCTCTGTCGCAGGTTTCGTCATGGGCCGCTCCATCCACGGCGTAACCTACGTGGACAAGCAAGCACAATAA
- a CDS encoding cation:proton antiporter, whose protein sequence is MFATIITGCIIVVTACLLVTLGFLILTKDELSRAVMADLVFYAMVSIFLMWTLFNSSMIPFDIAILAALVCGAIPTLSMARIISRGRR, encoded by the coding sequence ATGTTCGCAACCATCATCACCGGCTGCATCATCGTCGTGACTGCTTGTTTGCTGGTCACGCTGGGTTTTCTTATCCTGACTAAAGACGAGCTTTCCCGCGCCGTGATGGCCGATTTGGTGTTCTACGCGATGGTGTCGATCTTTCTCATGTGGACGCTGTTCAACAGCTCCATGATCCCTTTCGACATCGCCATCCTCGCCGCTTTAGTGTGCGGCGCAATTCCGACGCTATCCATGGCCCGCATTATTTCGAGGGGACGTCGCTAA
- a CDS encoding monovalent cation/H+ antiporter subunit E: MARNGFFHAVGYSAWIIKEIFAAGMSASVAAFKPNPRMRPIIITYPLRLSTDWQRFWFSTSITATPGTLSLGFRHDPEGTDLKYLLVQAVFGEDPIKQIQGLKEMEEKVCPAVASIPLDPEEVAWYEYHDTGSDTDPDYVPAAERLD; encoded by the coding sequence ATGGCTCGCAACGGTTTTTTCCACGCCGTGGGTTATAGCGCGTGGATTATCAAGGAGATTTTCGCCGCTGGCATGTCGGCGTCTGTCGCCGCATTCAAACCGAACCCACGTATGCGCCCAATCATCATTACCTATCCGCTTCGCTTATCGACGGACTGGCAACGCTTCTGGTTTTCCACCTCCATCACCGCAACGCCGGGCACTTTGTCTCTTGGTTTCCGTCACGACCCGGAAGGCACCGACCTGAAGTACCTCCTGGTGCAGGCTGTTTTTGGTGAGGACCCAATCAAGCAGATTCAGGGGTTGAAAGAGATGGAGGAGAAGGTCTGCCCTGCCGTGGCCTCGATCCCTCTCGATCCAGAAGAAGTTGCCTGGTACGAGTATCACGACACCGGCTCGGATACGGACCCAGATTATGTCCCTGCGGCAGAAAGGTTGGATTAA
- a CDS encoding monovalent cation/H+ antiporter subunit D family protein, whose amino-acid sequence MTAEAILPVFVALPLIVSAVAALNPWKPLNDFLALAVPAINLAGGVWLFAYTSAHGTIGHVLGLYPGGVGVSFAGDQFSAVMLVSTMVVALAANWFAISAGETEARYYTPLTLVLVTGVSGAVLTTDLFNFFVMIEVMLLPSYGLIAMTGSRFRLVAGRMFVLVNLAASTLLVTAVGYIYAVTGAVNIASLRGVAAGHGPATVALGLVVIAIAAKAGVFPMHTWLPRSYPSSSAAVMGLFSGLHTKVAVYMLFRIWVTIFDMDSRWNTLIIVVMVISMLIGGFAGLGEATIRRVLAYQMVNGMPFILVMLAFTSEDPRRALAAGLIYMLHHMVTIGALVLNAGAIEETYGTGTMSKLSCLARRDPLTSTIFAAGALSIVGFPPFSGVFGKVAIVFAAAMPGDWRSWVVIAAIVVASFGALLSMMRVWRSVFWGRPMQHYPKALNVRPRLILPSAVLMVLSVVMFFASGALWAVSTEAVDALLDTDSYVTAVLGDNAVGIPDAAEIQGGRN is encoded by the coding sequence ATGACAGCGGAGGCAATTCTGCCCGTTTTCGTGGCGCTGCCGCTGATCGTCTCGGCGGTCGCGGCATTGAACCCGTGGAAGCCGCTTAATGACTTTCTTGCTCTTGCGGTTCCCGCGATTAATCTCGCCGGCGGTGTCTGGTTGTTCGCCTACACCTCCGCGCATGGCACTATCGGCCACGTGCTCGGCCTTTACCCGGGTGGGGTGGGTGTCTCCTTTGCTGGTGATCAATTCTCTGCCGTCATGCTGGTGTCGACCATGGTGGTGGCGCTAGCTGCGAACTGGTTTGCTATCTCTGCCGGGGAAACGGAAGCGCGCTACTACACGCCTTTGACTTTGGTGCTGGTCACCGGCGTCAGCGGCGCCGTGTTGACGACGGATCTGTTCAACTTCTTCGTCATGATTGAGGTCATGTTGCTGCCGTCCTACGGGCTCATCGCCATGACGGGTTCGCGTTTCCGGCTGGTGGCGGGCCGCATGTTCGTCTTGGTTAACTTGGCGGCCTCGACACTTTTGGTCACCGCGGTGGGCTACATTTACGCGGTAACCGGTGCTGTCAACATTGCTTCTTTGCGGGGCGTCGCCGCGGGCCACGGCCCAGCGACGGTGGCGCTTGGCCTGGTGGTCATTGCGATCGCTGCGAAGGCTGGTGTCTTTCCCATGCATACCTGGCTGCCGCGTTCTTATCCTTCCTCAAGTGCGGCGGTGATGGGGCTGTTTTCTGGCCTGCACACCAAGGTTGCGGTTTATATGTTGTTCCGCATCTGGGTGACCATTTTCGATATGGATTCGCGCTGGAACACGCTGATCATTGTCGTCATGGTCATCTCCATGTTGATCGGCGGCTTCGCTGGCTTGGGGGAGGCCACTATCCGCCGGGTGCTGGCCTACCAGATGGTCAACGGCATGCCGTTCATCTTGGTCATGCTGGCGTTTACCAGCGAGGACCCGCGACGTGCCCTGGCTGCCGGCCTGATTTACATGTTGCACCACATGGTCACCATCGGCGCGTTGGTTCTCAACGCCGGCGCGATCGAGGAAACCTACGGCACCGGCACCATGTCCAAGCTGTCGTGCTTGGCCCGCCGCGACCCGTTGACCTCCACGATCTTTGCGGCCGGTGCCCTGTCAATTGTTGGTTTCCCGCCATTTTCCGGTGTGTTTGGCAAGGTCGCCATCGTTTTCGCTGCGGCGATGCCTGGGGATTGGCGCAGCTGGGTGGTCATCGCCGCGATCGTTGTCGCATCCTTCGGAGCTTTGTTGTCCATGATGCGTGTGTGGCGTTCGGTTTTTTGGGGCCGTCCCATGCAGCATTATCCGAAGGCACTCAATGTGCGCCCGCGCCTGATTCTGCCTTCGGCTGTGCTGATGGTGCTTTCGGTGGTTATGTTCTTCGCGTCAGGTGCTTTGTGGGCTGTGTCCACGGAGGCGGTTGACGCGCTTCTCGACACTGACTCCTACGTCACTGCCGTGCTGGGTGACAACGCGGTCGGTATTCCCGACGCCGCTGAGATTCAAGGAGGACGCAACTGA
- a CDS encoding sodium:proton antiporter, with the protein MIMALTIAVLTAGSVYLVMQRGLVRIVFGMALFGHASNLTLLAAGVGAWRGEAFPSHTPLEDMSDPLPQAFVLTAIVIAMATTTILLMLSSLGKDDDTYDRRVENIPGYNQDRLSPSALSTAGRRARLNPKKLEEAADMHHPEVDPETSQSAGEAK; encoded by the coding sequence ATGATTATGGCCCTGACTATCGCCGTTTTGACCGCGGGCTCCGTCTATTTGGTGATGCAGCGCGGTTTGGTGCGCATCGTTTTCGGCATGGCTTTGTTTGGCCATGCGTCGAACCTGACGCTGCTCGCCGCGGGTGTTGGTGCGTGGCGTGGCGAGGCCTTCCCTTCACACACACCACTGGAGGACATGTCCGATCCGCTGCCCCAGGCCTTCGTCCTGACAGCCATCGTGATCGCCATGGCCACCACGACGATTCTGCTCATGCTGTCGTCTTTGGGCAAAGACGACGACACGTATGACCGCCGTGTGGAAAACATTCCGGGCTACAACCAGGACCGGCTCAGCCCCTCGGCGCTGTCCACTGCCGGCCGGCGTGCGCGTTTGAACCCGAAGAAGTTGGAGGAAGCTGCGGATATGCACCACCCCGAGGTGGATCCGGAAACCTCTCAGAGCGCAGGGGAGGCGAAGTGA
- a CDS encoding DUF4040 family protein, giving the protein MTLPLVVALVAATVLLSPLLVRIMDRRAGWPLALVLFGAAFTLGREYPRVIDGHDVVWSIPWARDLLGPGTQVDFALRADGLGIFFAMLALVIGGVVLTYSAAYLPRGKGNTSFYTIMTAFTLSVLLLVLADDIVLLFVGWELVSIASFFLIARSGSSGEAGSYRTLILTFFGGLTLLAGLGLSAMATGTTRVSAILASEALATNSGLTTAIALLVAVSAFTKAAQFPFHFWLPEAMAAATPVSAFLHAAAVVKAGIYLLLRFSTVFHDIAAWNTLLVTVGLFTAVMSALFAITKTDLKHLTAYSTVSHLGWIVAAIGVGTPAALAAALLHTLAHALFKSSLFMLIGVVDHEAGSRDTRRLGKLYDNMPFTFFSTVVAAASMAAIPPLFGFVSKESILTAFQDSPAGPVLLVVAGIAAFLTFVYSAKIVFGAFVDGTEPMDEVHEAPVSLWLPAALPGLMSLVLPFFLVGVDTPLAAGVRAITGDESFATHTAIWHGITAPLVVSLVVLAAGVAFIFVRKPVFEAVNNRQLLPFSGNDALHGVVHVLTKCGRGLGRMADVLNPSRHLLWLISTVIALGLSTILLSDGIDGVAAGARAEGLDNWWDLIPFAIITMSVGGMIFSRSRLAAAVLLGTVGVGMSLQMLLLGAPDVALTQLLVESLTVIVIMLVLRYQPRAFPKTPPRRRSYALVLALLAGIVSFAGVWALTGRRERSDLAMWYLTEGGVLTGANNIVAVIIVEFRGIDTLGELSVLGMAAVVILAVTQSMPRHMFEAGTRPRPFGQSQLNSMPLRKVSALVVPVLAVLSVLIFFRGHTVPGGGFVAALVMATAFGLNYLSRGADAYVVRWLTPSRLAGWGIIIAISTGFLGFIEGGFLYAIHGEVAGEHLTTSLLFDFGIYLAVLGMITQAINQLGGYLRPGTEVENLSYRRGGLNPLPDVPDPERPDEVAHAHPEPINPADAPKPLSQKVEEKP; this is encoded by the coding sequence ATGACTTTACCTCTCGTGGTGGCGTTAGTTGCTGCGACAGTGCTTCTGTCGCCGCTACTGGTGCGCATCATGGACAGGAGGGCGGGGTGGCCGCTGGCGCTGGTGCTTTTCGGTGCCGCTTTCACCCTCGGACGTGAGTACCCCCGTGTGATTGACGGGCACGATGTGGTGTGGTCCATTCCGTGGGCCCGGGATTTGCTGGGCCCAGGTACGCAAGTCGACTTCGCTTTGCGGGCAGACGGGCTGGGCATTTTCTTCGCCATGCTTGCCTTAGTTATCGGCGGGGTGGTGTTGACGTATTCGGCAGCTTACCTGCCACGCGGCAAGGGCAACACAAGTTTTTACACGATTATGACGGCGTTTACGTTGTCTGTTCTTCTGCTTGTGCTTGCCGACGACATCGTGCTCCTGTTTGTGGGGTGGGAGCTAGTATCCATTGCCTCGTTCTTCCTCATTGCCCGCTCGGGATCTTCGGGTGAAGCCGGTTCCTACCGGACGTTGATCTTGACGTTTTTCGGCGGCCTGACGCTTTTGGCTGGCCTTGGCCTTTCGGCCATGGCAACGGGTACGACGCGAGTCTCTGCGATTCTCGCTTCTGAAGCTTTGGCCACAAACAGCGGTTTGACCACGGCTATTGCCTTGCTGGTGGCGGTTTCCGCCTTCACCAAGGCCGCGCAGTTTCCCTTCCACTTTTGGTTGCCTGAAGCGATGGCCGCCGCCACCCCAGTTTCGGCGTTTCTCCACGCCGCCGCCGTGGTGAAAGCCGGCATTTACCTGCTGCTGCGCTTTTCCACTGTGTTCCACGACATTGCCGCCTGGAACACCCTGCTGGTTACGGTCGGGCTTTTTACCGCGGTGATGTCGGCGCTGTTCGCAATCACCAAAACTGACTTGAAGCACCTGACCGCTTATTCAACCGTGTCCCACTTGGGCTGGATCGTCGCCGCGATCGGCGTGGGCACTCCCGCTGCGCTTGCCGCGGCACTTTTGCACACCTTGGCGCACGCCCTGTTCAAATCCTCTCTGTTCATGCTAATTGGTGTGGTGGACCACGAGGCGGGCTCCCGCGATACTCGTCGCCTGGGCAAGCTATACGACAATATGCCGTTTACCTTCTTCTCCACGGTGGTAGCAGCCGCGTCGATGGCTGCGATCCCGCCACTTTTCGGTTTTGTGTCGAAGGAGTCGATCCTCACCGCTTTCCAGGACTCCCCCGCCGGGCCGGTGTTGCTGGTGGTGGCCGGTATCGCCGCGTTTCTCACCTTCGTGTACTCGGCGAAGATTGTTTTTGGTGCTTTCGTCGACGGTACCGAACCGATGGACGAAGTCCACGAGGCGCCGGTTTCTCTCTGGCTGCCAGCCGCGCTGCCAGGTCTGATGTCTTTGGTGCTGCCCTTTTTCCTCGTCGGGGTGGATACCCCGCTGGCCGCGGGCGTTCGCGCAATCACGGGAGACGAAAGCTTTGCCACGCACACCGCCATTTGGCACGGCATCACCGCCCCGCTGGTGGTTTCTCTTGTTGTTTTGGCCGCCGGTGTTGCTTTCATCTTTGTGCGCAAGCCGGTCTTTGAGGCCGTTAACAACCGCCAGTTACTGCCGTTTAGCGGCAACGACGCCCTGCACGGTGTTGTTCACGTCCTCACTAAATGCGGCCGCGGACTCGGCCGGATGGCTGATGTTTTGAATCCTTCGCGCCACCTGTTGTGGCTCATCAGCACCGTTATCGCTCTCGGTTTGTCAACGATCCTGCTCAGCGACGGCATCGACGGAGTTGCGGCCGGGGCCCGCGCCGAGGGCTTGGACAACTGGTGGGACCTGATCCCTTTCGCAATCATCACTATGTCAGTAGGCGGCATGATCTTTAGCCGCAGCCGCCTCGCCGCCGCAGTTTTACTCGGCACGGTAGGCGTCGGCATGTCCTTGCAGATGTTGTTACTCGGCGCCCCGGATGTCGCTTTGACCCAGCTTCTGGTGGAGTCGCTGACCGTCATCGTGATCATGCTCGTGCTGCGCTACCAGCCGCGTGCCTTCCCGAAGACCCCTCCGCGGCGCCGCAGCTACGCCTTAGTGTTGGCCTTGCTCGCCGGTATTGTGTCTTTTGCCGGTGTGTGGGCATTGACGGGCCGCCGTGAGCGCTCTGATCTGGCCATGTGGTATCTCACCGAAGGCGGGGTGTTGACGGGAGCGAACAACATCGTCGCCGTCATCATCGTTGAGTTCCGTGGCATAGATACTTTAGGTGAGCTGTCGGTGCTCGGCATGGCCGCCGTGGTCATTCTCGCGGTGACTCAATCCATGCCGCGCCACATGTTTGAAGCTGGCACCCGCCCACGGCCCTTCGGCCAGTCGCAGTTGAACTCCATGCCGCTGCGCAAGGTCAGCGCGCTGGTTGTTCCGGTGCTCGCGGTGCTCTCTGTGCTGATCTTCTTCCGCGGCCACACCGTCCCAGGTGGCGGGTTCGTCGCCGCCTTGGTCATGGCGACAGCTTTCGGTCTAAATTATCTCTCTCGCGGCGCAGATGCTTACGTGGTGCGCTGGCTGACCCCGTCGCGCCTTGCCGGCTGGGGCATCATTATCGCCATTTCCACCGGCTTCCTGGGCTTCATCGAGGGCGGGTTCCTCTACGCTATCCACGGCGAGGTCGCCGGCGAACACTTGACCACTTCTTTGCTGTTTGACTTCGGGATTTACCTGGCGGTGTTGGGAATGATCACCCAGGCGATTAATCAGCTCGGCGGCTACCTCCGCCCGGGCACCGAGGTGGAGAACTTGAGCTATCGCCGTGGGGGGCTCAATCCGCTTCCTGACGTCCCCGATCCCGAACGACCGGATGAGGTTGCCCACGCTCACCCGGAGCCGATCAACCCGGCTGATGCTCCGAAACCGCTGTCGCAGAAGGTGGAGGAAAAACCATGA
- a CDS encoding metallophosphoesterase → MIKPSHLIAPATLAAAGAATLAYGLSELNNFQLKTYELPLLAPGVLRRGKTSLDILHITDLHMIPGQDKKVQFVHSLDKLDPDLVINTGDNLSDKRAVPWVLDALGPLLNRPGAFVFGTNDYWAPRPVNPITYLLDKKREPSYIDLPWEGMRAAFIERGWQDATHKRLEFKASDVRLALAGVDDPHHNLDDYSQIAGAPNPGADLSIGLLHAPYRRTLDAFESDGYDLAIAGHTHGGQICLPGEHAIVTNSDIDRARANGLHRYGNMWMEVSNGLGTSKYAPVRIFCAPSAALIRVTERH, encoded by the coding sequence GTGATTAAGCCGAGCCACCTCATCGCACCAGCCACGCTCGCCGCGGCCGGCGCCGCAACCCTCGCCTATGGCCTAAGCGAGCTGAACAACTTCCAGCTCAAAACCTACGAACTTCCGCTTCTCGCCCCCGGAGTGCTACGGCGCGGAAAAACCAGCCTGGACATCCTCCACATCACCGACTTGCACATGATCCCCGGCCAGGACAAAAAGGTGCAATTCGTCCACAGCCTTGACAAACTCGACCCCGACCTCGTCATCAACACCGGAGATAACCTCTCCGATAAGCGCGCAGTGCCCTGGGTCCTCGACGCCCTCGGGCCCCTCCTTAACCGGCCTGGAGCTTTCGTTTTTGGCACCAACGATTACTGGGCGCCGCGCCCCGTCAACCCCATCACATACCTGCTGGACAAAAAACGCGAACCCTCCTACATTGACCTGCCGTGGGAAGGCATGCGCGCCGCCTTCATCGAACGCGGCTGGCAAGACGCCACCCACAAACGACTCGAATTCAAAGCGTCCGACGTCCGCCTCGCACTCGCCGGCGTCGACGACCCACACCACAACCTCGACGACTACTCCCAGATCGCCGGAGCCCCCAACCCCGGTGCCGACCTGTCCATCGGCCTGCTGCACGCACCTTATCGACGCACCCTCGACGCCTTCGAATCCGACGGCTACGACCTCGCCATCGCCGGCCACACCCACGGCGGCCAAATCTGCCTCCCCGGCGAACACGCCATCGTGACCAACTCCGACATCGACCGCGCCCGCGCTAACGGCTTGCACCGTTACGGCAACATGTGGATGGAAGTTTCCAACGGACTCGGCACCTCCAAATACGCGCCAGTGCGCATTTTCTGCGCGCCTTCAGCCGCCCTCATCCGCGTCACCGAACGACACTGA